The Tamandua tetradactyla isolate mTamTet1 chromosome 23, mTamTet1.pri, whole genome shotgun sequence genome includes a window with the following:
- the NME4 gene encoding nucleoside diphosphate kinase, mitochondrial isoform X7 has product MKMLQAPESVLAQHYQDLRREPFYPGLVSYMSSGPVVAMVWQGHNVVRTSRAMIGDTDSAAAAPGTIRGDFSIHISRSGNVIHASDSVEGAQREIRLWFQSGELVDWTDGDHHASIPPA; this is encoded by the exons ATGAAGATGCTGCAG GCCCCGGAGAGCGTCCTTGCCCAGCACTACCAGGACCTGCGGAGGGAGCCCTTCTACCCAGGCCTGGTCAGCTACATGAGCTCAGGGCCTGTGGTGGCCatg GTGTGGCAAGGCCACAACGTGGTCCGCACCTCACGGGCCATGATAGGGGACACCGACTCGGCTGCAGCTGCCCCCGGGACCATCCGGGGAGACTTCAGCATCCACATTAGCAGGTCCGG GAACGTTATCCACGCCAGCGACTCTGTGGAGGGGGCACAGAGAGAGATCCGGCTGTGGTTCCAAAGTGGCGAGCTCGTGGACTGGACAGATGGGGACCACCACGCCAGCATCCCCCCGGCCTGA
- the NME4 gene encoding nucleoside diphosphate kinase, mitochondrial isoform X6, which yields MGSLCARAALRGSLCGAGAPGPCLLPRHSSGGPSQTQERTLVAVKPDGVQRRLVGDVIRRFERRGFKLVGMKMLQVWQGHNVVRTSRAMIGDTDSAAAAPGTIRGDFSIHISRNVIHASDSVEGAQREIRLWFQSGELVDWTDGDHHASIPPA from the exons ATGGGCAGCCTCTGCGCGCGCGCGGCGCTGCGGGGGTCGCTGTGCGGCGCGGGGGCCCCGGGCCCCTGCCTGCTGCCCCGCCACAGCTCGG GAGGGCCCTCTCAGACCCAGGAACGGACCCTGGTCGCGGTGAAGCCAGATGGGGTGCAGCGGAGGCTGGTGGGAGATGTGATCCGGCGCTTTGAGAGGCGGGGCTTCAAGCTGGTGGGGATGAAGATGCTGCAG GTGTGGCAAGGCCACAACGTGGTCCGCACCTCACGGGCCATGATAGGGGACACCGACTCGGCTGCAGCTGCCCCCGGGACCATCCGGGGAGACTTCAGCATCCACATTAGCAG GAACGTTATCCACGCCAGCGACTCTGTGGAGGGGGCACAGAGAGAGATCCGGCTGTGGTTCCAAAGTGGCGAGCTCGTGGACTGGACAGATGGGGACCACCACGCCAGCATCCCCCCGGCCTGA
- the NME4 gene encoding nucleoside diphosphate kinase, mitochondrial isoform X5, whose amino-acid sequence MGSLCARAALRGSLCGAGAPGPCLLPRHSSGGPSQTQERTLVAVKPDGVQRRLVGDVIRRFERRGFKLVGMKMLQVWQGHNVVRTSRAMIGDTDSAAAAPGTIRGDFSIHISRSGNVIHASDSVEGAQREIRLWFQSGELVDWTDGDHHASIPPA is encoded by the exons ATGGGCAGCCTCTGCGCGCGCGCGGCGCTGCGGGGGTCGCTGTGCGGCGCGGGGGCCCCGGGCCCCTGCCTGCTGCCCCGCCACAGCTCGG GAGGGCCCTCTCAGACCCAGGAACGGACCCTGGTCGCGGTGAAGCCAGATGGGGTGCAGCGGAGGCTGGTGGGAGATGTGATCCGGCGCTTTGAGAGGCGGGGCTTCAAGCTGGTGGGGATGAAGATGCTGCAG GTGTGGCAAGGCCACAACGTGGTCCGCACCTCACGGGCCATGATAGGGGACACCGACTCGGCTGCAGCTGCCCCCGGGACCATCCGGGGAGACTTCAGCATCCACATTAGCAGGTCCGG GAACGTTATCCACGCCAGCGACTCTGTGGAGGGGGCACAGAGAGAGATCCGGCTGTGGTTCCAAAGTGGCGAGCTCGTGGACTGGACAGATGGGGACCACCACGCCAGCATCCCCCCGGCCTGA
- the DECR2 gene encoding peroxisomal 2,4-dienoyl-CoA reductase [(3E)-enoyl-CoA-producing], translated as MAQPPPDVSEDDCLPEYRYLFCPDLLRDQVAFITGGGSGIGFRIAEIFMRHGCRTVIASRSQSRVSTAASKLTATTGQQCLPLSLDVCSPPTVMAAVDAALKEFGKVDILVNGAAGNFLCPAGRLSFNAFKKVMDIDTAGTFNVSRVLYEKFFQEHGGVIVNITATLGRRGQVLQVHAGSAKAAVDAMTRHLAVEWGPRNIRVNSLAPGPISGTEGLRRLGALATGSSYIQVNPLQRVGNKTEIAHSALFLASPLASYITGTVLVVDGGMWLASQNSTLGLADMVVGPTKL; from the exons ATGGCGCAGCCGCCGCCCGACGTCAGCGAGGACGACTGCCTCCCCGAGTACCGCTACCTCTTCTGCCCGGACCTGCTCCG gGACCAGGTGGCCTTTATCACTGGCGGAGGCTCCGGGATCGGGTTCCGGATTGCTGAGATTTTCATGCG GCACGGCTGCCGTACAGTCATCGCCAGTAGGAGCCAGTCAAGGGTGTCAACG GCTGCCAGCAAGCTGACCGCCACCACCGGCCAGCAGTGCCTCCCCTTATCTCTGGACGTGTGCAGCCCCCCAACCGTCATGGCTGCCGTGGACGCGGCCCTGAAGGAGTTTGGGAAAGTGGACATTCTCGTTAATG GGGCGGCCGGGAATTTCCTGTGTCCCGCCGGCAGGTTGTCCTTCAACGCCTTCAAGAAGGTGATGGACATCGACACGGCCGGCACCTTCAATGTGTCCCGTGTGCTGTATGAGAAGTTTTTCCAG GAGCACGGAGGGGTGATTGTGAACATCACTGCCACCCTGGGCAGGCGTGGGCAGGTGCTGCAGGTGCATGCGGGCTCTGCCAAGGCCGCCGTGG ATGCGATGACGCGCCATCTGGCTGTGGAGTGGGGCCCCAGGAACATCCGCGTCAATAGCCTGGCCCCCGGCCCCATCAGCGGCACTGAGGGCCTTCGGCGGCTGG GCGCCCTCGCTACTGGGAGCTCCTACATCCAGGTGAATCCCCTGCAGCGGGTGGGGAACAAGACAGAGATCGCACACAGTGCGCTCTTCCTGGCCAGCCCACTCGCCTCCTACATCACTGGGACCGTGCTGGTGGTCGATGGTGGCATGTGGCTGGCCTCTCAGAACAGCACCCTGGGGCTGGCGGACATGGTGGTCGGCCCCACAAAGCTCTAA
- the NME4 gene encoding nucleoside diphosphate kinase, mitochondrial isoform X3, producing the protein MGGPSQTQERTLVAVKPDGVQRRLVGDVIRRFERRGFKLVGMKMLQAPESVLAQHYQDLRREPFYPGLVSYMSSGPVVAMVWQGHNVVRTSRAMIGDTDSAAAAPGTIRGDFSIHISRSGNVIHASDSVEGAQREIRLWFQSGELVDWTDGDHHASIPPA; encoded by the exons ATGG GAGGGCCCTCTCAGACCCAGGAACGGACCCTGGTCGCGGTGAAGCCAGATGGGGTGCAGCGGAGGCTGGTGGGAGATGTGATCCGGCGCTTTGAGAGGCGGGGCTTCAAGCTGGTGGGGATGAAGATGCTGCAG GCCCCGGAGAGCGTCCTTGCCCAGCACTACCAGGACCTGCGGAGGGAGCCCTTCTACCCAGGCCTGGTCAGCTACATGAGCTCAGGGCCTGTGGTGGCCatg GTGTGGCAAGGCCACAACGTGGTCCGCACCTCACGGGCCATGATAGGGGACACCGACTCGGCTGCAGCTGCCCCCGGGACCATCCGGGGAGACTTCAGCATCCACATTAGCAGGTCCGG GAACGTTATCCACGCCAGCGACTCTGTGGAGGGGGCACAGAGAGAGATCCGGCTGTGGTTCCAAAGTGGCGAGCTCGTGGACTGGACAGATGGGGACCACCACGCCAGCATCCCCCCGGCCTGA
- the NME4 gene encoding nucleoside diphosphate kinase, mitochondrial isoform X2, with amino-acid sequence MGSLCARAALRGSLCGAGAPGPCLLPRHSSGGPSQTQERTLVAVKPDGVQRRLVGDVIRRFERRGFKLVGMKMLQAPESVLAQHYQDLRREPFYPGLVSYMSSGPVVAMVWQGHNVVRTSRAMIGDTDSAAAAPGTIRGDFSIHISRNVIHASDSVEGAQREIRLWFQSGELVDWTDGDHHASIPPA; translated from the exons ATGGGCAGCCTCTGCGCGCGCGCGGCGCTGCGGGGGTCGCTGTGCGGCGCGGGGGCCCCGGGCCCCTGCCTGCTGCCCCGCCACAGCTCGG GAGGGCCCTCTCAGACCCAGGAACGGACCCTGGTCGCGGTGAAGCCAGATGGGGTGCAGCGGAGGCTGGTGGGAGATGTGATCCGGCGCTTTGAGAGGCGGGGCTTCAAGCTGGTGGGGATGAAGATGCTGCAG GCCCCGGAGAGCGTCCTTGCCCAGCACTACCAGGACCTGCGGAGGGAGCCCTTCTACCCAGGCCTGGTCAGCTACATGAGCTCAGGGCCTGTGGTGGCCatg GTGTGGCAAGGCCACAACGTGGTCCGCACCTCACGGGCCATGATAGGGGACACCGACTCGGCTGCAGCTGCCCCCGGGACCATCCGGGGAGACTTCAGCATCCACATTAGCAG GAACGTTATCCACGCCAGCGACTCTGTGGAGGGGGCACAGAGAGAGATCCGGCTGTGGTTCCAAAGTGGCGAGCTCGTGGACTGGACAGATGGGGACCACCACGCCAGCATCCCCCCGGCCTGA
- the NME4 gene encoding nucleoside diphosphate kinase, mitochondrial isoform X4, producing MTQERTLVAVKPDGVQRRLVGDVIRRFERRGFKLVGMKMLQAPESVLAQHYQDLRREPFYPGLVSYMSSGPVVAMVWQGHNVVRTSRAMIGDTDSAAAAPGTIRGDFSIHISRSGNVIHASDSVEGAQREIRLWFQSGELVDWTDGDHHASIPPA from the exons ATG ACCCAGGAACGGACCCTGGTCGCGGTGAAGCCAGATGGGGTGCAGCGGAGGCTGGTGGGAGATGTGATCCGGCGCTTTGAGAGGCGGGGCTTCAAGCTGGTGGGGATGAAGATGCTGCAG GCCCCGGAGAGCGTCCTTGCCCAGCACTACCAGGACCTGCGGAGGGAGCCCTTCTACCCAGGCCTGGTCAGCTACATGAGCTCAGGGCCTGTGGTGGCCatg GTGTGGCAAGGCCACAACGTGGTCCGCACCTCACGGGCCATGATAGGGGACACCGACTCGGCTGCAGCTGCCCCCGGGACCATCCGGGGAGACTTCAGCATCCACATTAGCAGGTCCGG GAACGTTATCCACGCCAGCGACTCTGTGGAGGGGGCACAGAGAGAGATCCGGCTGTGGTTCCAAAGTGGCGAGCTCGTGGACTGGACAGATGGGGACCACCACGCCAGCATCCCCCCGGCCTGA
- the NME4 gene encoding nucleoside diphosphate kinase, mitochondrial isoform X1, which yields MGSLCARAALRGSLCGAGAPGPCLLPRHSSGGPSQTQERTLVAVKPDGVQRRLVGDVIRRFERRGFKLVGMKMLQAPESVLAQHYQDLRREPFYPGLVSYMSSGPVVAMVWQGHNVVRTSRAMIGDTDSAAAAPGTIRGDFSIHISRSGNVIHASDSVEGAQREIRLWFQSGELVDWTDGDHHASIPPA from the exons ATGGGCAGCCTCTGCGCGCGCGCGGCGCTGCGGGGGTCGCTGTGCGGCGCGGGGGCCCCGGGCCCCTGCCTGCTGCCCCGCCACAGCTCGG GAGGGCCCTCTCAGACCCAGGAACGGACCCTGGTCGCGGTGAAGCCAGATGGGGTGCAGCGGAGGCTGGTGGGAGATGTGATCCGGCGCTTTGAGAGGCGGGGCTTCAAGCTGGTGGGGATGAAGATGCTGCAG GCCCCGGAGAGCGTCCTTGCCCAGCACTACCAGGACCTGCGGAGGGAGCCCTTCTACCCAGGCCTGGTCAGCTACATGAGCTCAGGGCCTGTGGTGGCCatg GTGTGGCAAGGCCACAACGTGGTCCGCACCTCACGGGCCATGATAGGGGACACCGACTCGGCTGCAGCTGCCCCCGGGACCATCCGGGGAGACTTCAGCATCCACATTAGCAGGTCCGG GAACGTTATCCACGCCAGCGACTCTGTGGAGGGGGCACAGAGAGAGATCCGGCTGTGGTTCCAAAGTGGCGAGCTCGTGGACTGGACAGATGGGGACCACCACGCCAGCATCCCCCCGGCCTGA